A window of Cryptomeria japonica chromosome 3, Sugi_1.0, whole genome shotgun sequence contains these coding sequences:
- the LOC131066798 gene encoding nicotinate N-methyltransferase 1-like → MEAHLQLYEIMLSAAKPMALKAAVLLNIPQIIATHGKENPLSVEEIAEHISASTKDKVPQKENLSRILRLLASCGVFTEDVDEQTKQMKYGLNSVSKLLVKEENRDSREQFLMLVTEKSLCGSSTPFS, encoded by the coding sequence ATGGAAGCCCATCTCCAGCTTTATGAGATAATGCTTTCTGCTGCAAAGCCCATGGCTCTCAAAGCTGCTGTCTTGCTTAACATCCCACAGATTATAGCTACACATGGCAAAGAAAATCCTCTCTCTGTGGAGGAAATTGCTGAACATATTTCTGCCTCCACAAAAGATAAGGTTCCACAGAAGGAAAACTTGTCTAGGATTCTGAGATTGCTGGCTTCTTGTGGGGTCTTCACTGAAGATGTAGATGAGCAAACCAAGCAAATGAAATATGGGTTGAACAGTGTTTCAAAATTGCTAGTGAAGGAAGAAAACAGGGATTCCCGTGAGCAATTTCTGATGTTGGTGACAGAAAAAAGTTTATGTGGATCCTCAACACCATTTTCGTGA